In Fundulus heteroclitus isolate FHET01 chromosome 17, MU-UCD_Fhet_4.1, whole genome shotgun sequence, the following are encoded in one genomic region:
- the LOC105918704 gene encoding ras-related protein Rap-1b — protein MREYKLVVLGSGGVGKSALTVQFVQGIFVEKYDPTIEDSYRKQVEVDGQQCMLEILDTAGTEQFTAMRDLYMKNGQGFALVYSITAQSTFNDLQDLREQILRVKDTEDVPMILVGNKCDLEVERVVAKESGIGLARQWNSCAFLETSAKSKINVNEIFYDLVRQINRKTPVPGNIRKKTNCQLL, from the exons ATGCGTGAATACAAACTGGTTGTTTTAGGATCAGGAGGCGTCGGGAAGTCAGCGCTG acgGTCCAGTTTGTTCAGGGAATCTTTGTGGAGAAATACGACCCGACGATAGAAGACTCCTACAGGAAG caAGTGGAGGTGGACGGACAGCAGTGCATGCTGGAGATCCTGGACACGGCTGGAACA GAGCAGTTCACGGCGATGAGGGACCTGTACATGAAGAACGGCCAGGGCTTCGCTCTGGTTTACTCCATCACGGCTCAGTCCACCTTCAACGACCTGCAGGACCTGAGAGAGCAGATCCTCAGAGTGAAGGACACCGAGGAC GTTCCCATGATCCTGGTGGGGAACAAATGTGACCTGGAGGTGGAGCGGGTGGTGGCCAAGGAGTCGGGCATCGGCCTCGCCCGTCAGTGGAACTCCTGCGCCTTCCTGGAGACCTCGGCCAAGAGCAAGATAAACGTCAACGAG ATCTTCTACGACCTCGTGCGGCAGATCAACAGGAAGACTCCAGTTCCGGGAAATATTCGTAAAAAGACCAACTGCCAGCTTCTCTAA
- the cand1 gene encoding cullin-associated NEDD8-dissociated protein 1 translates to MASASYHISNLLEKMTSSDKDFRFMATNDLMTELQKDSIKLDDDSERKVVRMILKLLEDKNGEVQNLAVKCLGPLVSKVKEYQVETIVDTLCTNMLSDKEQLRDISSIGLKTVIGELPPASSGSALAASVCKKITGRLTSAIAKQEDVSVQLEALDIMADMLCRQGGLLVNFHPSILSCLLPQLTSPRLAVRKRTIMALGHLVMSCGNLVFIDLIEHLLSELGRNDNMSTTRTYIQCTAAISRQAGHRIGEYLEKIIPLVVKFCNVDDDELREYCIQAFESFVRRCPKEVYPHVPTIISICLRYLTYDPNYNFDDEDEDDNAMDAEQNDEDYQGSDDEYSDDDDMSWKVRRAAAKCLDAVVSTRHEMLPEFYRSVSPALVCRFKEREENVKADVFHAYLSLLKQTRPAQSWLTDPDAMEQGETPLTMLQSQVPMIVKALHKQLKEKSVKTRQCCFNMLTELVNVLPGALTQHIPVLIPGIIFSLNDKSSSSNLKIDALSCLHVIMVTHPAHAFHAHVPALVPPVVACVGDPFYKITSEALLVTQQLVKVIRPLDNQSEASDSFDPSPYINDLFTCTIKRLKAADIDQEVKERAISCMGQIICNLGDRLPNELPGTLLIFLERLKNEITRLTTVKALTLIAGSPLKIDLRPVLPDAVPILASFLRKNQRALKLCTLAALDILLRNYSSAVTSVMVDAVLAELPPLISESDMHVSQMALSFLSTLAVTHPASLGQLAGGNILQQLIALVRSPLLQGGALVAMLDFYQALVATSTPGLGYMDLLRMLTGPVYSQSAALPHKQAYCSIAKCVAALTRACPTEGPAVVGQFIQDVKNSRSTDSIRLLALLSLGEVGHHVDLSGQPELKTVILDAFSSSSEEVKSAASYALGSIAVGNLPEYLPFVLQEISSSKRQYLLLHSLKEIISSASVSGLKPYVESVWCLLLKHCECQEEGTRNVVAECLGKLTLIDPETLLPRLKGYLLSGSSYARSSVVTAVKFTISDHPQPIDPLLKNCIGDFLKTLEDPDLNVRRVALVTFNSAAHNKPSLIRELLDSVLPHLYNETKVRKELIREVEMGPFKHTVDDGLDLRKAAFECMYTLLDSCLDRLDIFTFLNHVEDGLKDHYDIKMLTFLMLARLSSLCPSAVLQRLDRLVEPLRATCTTKVKANSVKQEFEKQDELKRSAMRAVVALLTIPEAEKSPLMSEFQSQISSNQELAAIFDSIQRDSSSANMESMDTS, encoded by the exons GTTTATGGCCACAAACGACCTGATGACAGAGCTTCAGAAAGACTCGATCAAACTGGACGACGACAGCGAGAGGAAG GTGGTGAGAATGATCCTCAAACTGCTGGAAGACAAGAACGGAGAAGTTCAGAACTTGGctgtgaaatg CCTGGGGCCTCTGGTCAGCAAAGTGAAGGAGTATCAGGTGGAGACCATCGTGGACACCCTGTGCACAAACATGCTGTCGGACAAAGAACAGCTGCGGGACATTTCCTCCATCGGCCTGAAGACGGTGATCGGAGAGCTTCCTCCTGCCTCCAGCG GCTCTGCTCTGGCGGCCAGTGTTTGCAAGAAGATAACGGGCCGGCTGACGAGCGCCATCGCCAAGCAGGAAGACGTGTCGGTGCAGCTGGAGGCGCTGGACATCATGGCGGACATGCTGTGCAG ACAGGGCGGCCTGCTGGTGAACTTTCATCCCTCCATCCTCAGCTGTTTGCTCCCTCAGCTCACCTCTCCCAGACTGGCCGTCAGAAAG CGCACCATCATGGCTCTGGGCCATCTGGTGATGTCCTGCGGGAACCTCGTCTTCATCGATCTGATCGAGCACCTGCTGTCAGAGCTGGGCAGGAACGACAACATGTCCACCACCAGGACGTACATCCAGTGCACGGCGGCCATCAGCAGGCAGGCCGGACATCGGATCG GAGAGTACCTGGAGAAGATCATCCCCCTGGTGGTGAAGTTCTGCAACGTGGACGACGATGAGCTCAGAGAGTACTGCATCCAGGCCTTCGAGTCCTTCGTCAGGAG GTGTCCTAAAGAAGTTTACCCCCACGTTCCCACCATCATCTCCATCTGCCTCCGCTACCTGACCTACGACCCCAACTACAACTTTGACGACGAAGATGAGGACGACAACGCCATGGACGCCGAGCAGAACGACGAAGACTACCAGG GGAGCGACGACGAATACAGCGACGACGACGACATGAGCTGGAAGGTCCGCAGGGCGGCGGCCAAATGTCTCGACGCCGTGGTTTCAACTCGCCACGAGATGCTGCCTGAGTTCTACCGCTCCGTGTCGCCGGCGCTCGTCTGCCGCTTCAAG GAGAGGGAGGAGAACGTGAAGGCGGACGTTTTCCACGCCTACCTGTCGCTGCTCAAACAGACCCGGCCGGCCCAGAGCTGGCTGACCGACCCGGACGCCATGGAGCAGGGCGAGACGCCGCTAACCATGCTGCAGAGCCAG GTGCCCATGATCGTCAAAGCTCTCCACAAACAGCTGAAGGAGAAAAGTGTCAAAACCCGCCAGTGTTGCTTCAACATGTTGACCGAGCTGGTCAACGTCCTCCCCGGAGCGCTGACGCAGCACATCCCAGTGCTGATACCAG GCATCATCTTCTCCCTGAACGACAAGTCAAGCAGCTCCAACCTGAAGATCGACGCTCTGTCCTGCCTCCACGTCATCATGGTCACGCACCCCGCCCACGCCTTCCACGCCCACGTCCCCGCCCTCGTGCCGCCCGTGGTGGCCTGCGTGGGAGACCCCTTTTACAAGATCACCTCCGAGGCATTGCTCGTCACCCAGCAGCTCGTCAAG GTGATCAGGCCGCTGgacaaccaatcagaggccTCAGACAGCTTTGACCCCTCCCCCTACATTAACGACCTCTTCACCTGCACGATCAAACGGCTGAAAGCCGCCGACATCGACCAGGAGGTGAAGGAGCGCGCCATTTCCTGCATGGGGCAGATCATCTGTAACCTAG GTGACCGTCTGCCCAACGAGCTTCCAGGAACGCTGCTGATCTTCCTGGAGCGCCTGAAGAACGAGATCACGCGGCTGACGACGGTTAAAG CTCTGACGCTGATCGCCGGCTCCCCGCTGAAGATCGACCTGAGGCCCGTTCTGCCCGACGCCGTCCCCATCCTCGCCTCCTTCCTCAGGAAGAACCAGCGGGCGCTGAAGCTCTGCACGCTGGCCGCTCTGGACATCCTGCTCAGAAACTACAG CTCCGCCGTCACCTCCGTCATGGTGGACGCCGTCCTGGCCGAGCTGCCGCCGCTCATCTCGGAGAGCGACATGCACGTGTCCCAGATGGCGCTGAGCTTCCTGTCCACGCTGGCCGTGACGCACCCGGCGTCGCTGGGTCAGCTGGCGGGGGGGAACATCCTGCAGCAGCTCATCGCGCTGGTTCGATCGCCGCTCCTGCAGGGAGGGGCGCTGGTCGCCATGCTGGACTTCTACCAG GCTCTGGTGGCCACCAGCACTCCTGGTCTGGGTTACATGGACCTGCTGAGGATGCTGACGGGTCCGGTTTACTCCCAGAGCGCCGCTCTGCCCCACAAACAGGCGTACTGCTCCATCGCTAAATGCGTCGCCGCTCTGACGCGCGCCTGTCCCACCGAGGGCCCGGCTGTGGTGGGACAGTTCATCCAG GACGTGAAGAACAGTCGCTCCACAGACTCCATCAGGCTGCTGGCTCTGCTCTCATTGGGCGAGGTGGGACACCATGTGGACCTCAGCGGCCAACCGGAGCTCAAGACCGTCATCCTGGACGCGTTCTCCTCCTCCAGCGAAGAG GTGAAGTCTGCGGCCTCGTACGCGCTGGGCAGCATCGCCGTGGGGAATCTCCCGGAGTACCTGCCCTTCGTCCTGCAGGAGATCTCCTCCTCCAAGAGGCAGTACCTGCTGCTGCACTCCCTCAAAGAGATCATCA GCTCGGCGTCTGTCTCCGGCTTGAAGCCCTACGTTGAGTCGGTTTGGTGTCTGCTGCTCAAACACTGCGAGTGTCAGGAGGAGGGCACCAGGAACGTGGTGGCCGAGTGTCTGGGCAAGCTGACGCTCATCGACCCCGAAACCCTGCTGCCGCGCCTCAAGGGGTACCTGCTGTCAG GTTCTTCGTACGCCAGGAGCTCCGTGGTAACGGCGGTGAAGTTCACCATCTCTGATCACCCGCAGCCCATCGACCCGCTGCTGAAGAACTGCATAg GTGACTTCCTGAAGACGCTGGAAGACCCGGATCTGAACGTGCGGCGCGTTGCCTTGGTAACGTTTAACTCTGCCGCCCACAACAAGCCCAGTCTGATCAGAGAACTGCTGGACTCGGTTCTACCGCACCTCTACAACGAGACCAAAGTCAGAAAGGAGCTGATCCGAGAG GTGGAGATGGGTCCCTTCAAGCACACGGTAGACGACGGGCTGGACTTGAGGAAGGCTGCGTTTGAGTGCATGTACACGCTGCTGGATAGCTGCTTGGACCGACTCGACATCTTCACCTTCCTGAACCACGTAGAGGACGGTCTGAAGGACCACTATGACATCAAG ATGCTGACCTTCCTGATGCTGGCTAGACTGTCGTCCCTTTGTCCCAGCGCTGTGCTGCAGAGACTGGACAGACTGGTGGAGCCGCTGAGAGCTACCTGCACCACAAAG GTCAAGGCAAACTCTGTGAAACAGGAGTTCGAGAAGCAGGACGAGCTGAAGCGGTCGGCGATGCGAGCGGTTGTCGCGCTGCTGACGATCCCGGAGGCCGAGAAGTCGCCGCTGATGTCAGAGTTCCAGTCCCAGATCTCGTCCAATCAGGAGCTAGCGGCGATATTCGACTCCATCCAGAGAGACTCCAGCTCGGCCAACATGGAGTCCATGGACACCAGCTAA